The Pseudomonas sp. IAC-BECa141 genome contains the following window.
AGTCAGATTCAGGGGATTGGTTATTCTAGAAAGGCCAACCGCAAAAAATAAGTTACAAAACCTGTTTATAGCGCCGGTACACTTTTGAAAACACGGAGATCGACGGCCGAAACCGCGATTTCGAAAGTCTGCCATTTTCAGGAGTCCGACCTTGGACAAATACGACCGCATGCTGCTCAGCGCCCTGCTCGAAAACGGTCGCGCGTCCTACGCCGACCTCGCCCGCAAAGTGAACCTCTCCGCCCCCGCCGTCGCCGAGCGCGTGGCCAAACTCGAGGCCAGCGGCGTCATCACCGGCTACTCGGCCAAAGTCGACATGGCCAGGCTCGGCCTGCCGATCCAGTGCGTCATCGAACTGCGCCTGAACCAGCACGGCAATCCGAAGGTGTACGAGGAGCTGATCAGTATCCCGCAACTGACCGAATGCCACCGCGTCACCGGCGACCCGTGCGTGATCATGCAGGCCGCCGTGGGCTCGATGACCGAGCTGGAAGAGCTGATCAACCGGCTGGCGAAATTCGGGTTCAGCAAGACGTCGATCGTGTTGTCGAGTGCGATAGAGAAGCGGGTGCCGCTGGGGCATATCGAGGGCAACGGAAAGTAACCTTCCCGTCCCGCTCGTTCCCACGCTCTGCGTGGGAATGCCTCAACGGACGCTCTGCGTT
Protein-coding sequences here:
- a CDS encoding Lrp/AsnC family transcriptional regulator, giving the protein MDKYDRMLLSALLENGRASYADLARKVNLSAPAVAERVAKLEASGVITGYSAKVDMARLGLPIQCVIELRLNQHGNPKVYEELISIPQLTECHRVTGDPCVIMQAAVGSMTELEELINRLAKFGFSKTSIVLSSAIEKRVPLGHIEGNGK